From the genome of Haemophilus parainfluenzae, one region includes:
- a CDS encoding DHA2 family efflux MFS transporter permease subunit — MSQSHFTPVQGGALVILTLALSLATFMQVLDSTIANVAIPTIAGDLGASSSQGTWVITSFGVANAISIPITGWLAKRFGEVRLFLISTLLFVLASWLCGISHSLEMLIICRVIQGAVAGPIIPLSQSLLLNNYPPKKRGMALAFWSMTVVVAPIFGPILGGWISDNIHWGWIFFINVPIGLAVVLMSWKILGDRESQISHQPIDTVGLVLLVLGVGCLQLMLDQGREQDWFNSTEIIVLTVIAVVCLIALTIWELTDDNPVVDISLFKSRNFSVGCLSTSLAFLVYLGSVVLIPLLLQQVYGYTATWAGLAAAPVGLFPILLSPIIGKLGHKIDMRILVTISFMVYALTFYWRAVTFEPEMTFADVALPQFVQGLAVACFFMPLTTITLSGLPPEKMASASSLFNFLRTLAGSVGTSLTTFMWYNREAVHHTQLTEAITPYNPISQQFFQTMASFGLNEQQTASYLARQITAQGFIIGANEIFWLSAITFLALFIIVWFAKPPFGNRH, encoded by the coding sequence ATGTCGCAATCTCATTTTACGCCGGTACAAGGCGGTGCACTGGTTATTCTCACGTTAGCGCTCTCACTTGCGACTTTTATGCAGGTGTTAGATTCCACCATCGCTAACGTTGCCATTCCTACTATTGCAGGTGATTTAGGGGCTTCATCCAGCCAAGGCACATGGGTCATCACCTCGTTCGGTGTGGCCAATGCGATCTCAATTCCTATCACCGGCTGGCTGGCAAAACGTTTCGGCGAAGTGCGGTTATTTTTAATCTCAACCTTACTTTTCGTCCTTGCTTCTTGGCTTTGTGGCATTTCACACAGTTTGGAAATGTTGATTATTTGCCGTGTCATCCAAGGTGCAGTAGCCGGTCCAATCATTCCTCTTTCGCAAAGTTTATTACTCAATAACTATCCGCCTAAAAAACGAGGCATGGCGCTGGCTTTTTGGTCAATGACCGTGGTAGTCGCTCCTATTTTTGGGCCCATTTTAGGCGGCTGGATCAGCGATAACATTCATTGGGGTTGGATCTTTTTCATCAATGTTCCCATTGGATTGGCCGTCGTCTTAATGAGTTGGAAAATTCTAGGCGATAGAGAAAGCCAAATATCTCATCAACCTATTGATACAGTTGGGCTTGTTTTATTAGTTCTTGGCGTAGGCTGCTTGCAATTAATGCTGGACCAAGGAAGAGAGCAAGATTGGTTTAATTCAACGGAGATTATTGTTCTCACCGTGATTGCGGTTGTGTGTTTGATCGCGCTCACTATTTGGGAACTGACGGATGACAATCCCGTTGTAGATATTTCACTTTTCAAATCACGCAACTTTAGCGTAGGCTGCCTTTCAACTAGTCTCGCTTTTTTAGTGTATTTGGGATCGGTTGTACTTATCCCACTTCTACTCCAACAAGTTTATGGTTACACCGCAACTTGGGCAGGGCTCGCAGCCGCCCCAGTGGGATTATTCCCGATTTTACTTTCGCCAATCATCGGTAAATTAGGGCATAAAATTGATATGCGAATTTTAGTCACAATCAGCTTTATGGTTTATGCCCTGACCTTTTATTGGCGAGCTGTGACCTTTGAGCCTGAAATGACCTTTGCCGATGTTGCCTTGCCACAATTTGTGCAAGGTTTAGCGGTTGCTTGCTTCTTTATGCCGCTGACCACAATTACGCTCTCGGGTTTACCACCCGAAAAAATGGCTTCGGCATCGAGTTTATTTAATTTCCTTCGAACCCTTGCTGGTTCGGTAGGAACATCCCTCACGACATTTATGTGGTATAACCGTGAAGCTGTGCATCATACTCAACTCACGGAAGCGATTACTCCATATAATCCAATTTCCCAACAGTTCTTCCAGACGATGGCAAGTTTTGGTTTAAACGAACAACAAACGGCATCATATCTTGCCAGACAAATCACCGCTCAGGGCTTTATTATTGGCGCTAATGAGATTTTCTGGCTATCGGCAATTACTTTCCTCGCATTATTCATAATCGTCTGGTTCGCCAAACCGCCTTTTGGAAATCGCCATTAA
- the uvrA gene encoding excinuclease ABC subunit UvrA, whose amino-acid sequence MDTIDIRGARTHNLKNINLTIPRDKLIVITGLSGSGKSSLAFDTLYAEGQRRYVESLSAYARQFLSLMEKPDVDSIEGLSPAISIEQKSTSHNPRSTVGTITEIYDYLRLLFARVGEPRCPDHDVPLTAQTISQMVDKVLSLPEESKMMLLAPVVKNRKGEHVKLLDSLAAQGYIRARIDGEICDLSDPPELALQKKHTIEVVVDRFKVRSDLATRLAESFETALELSGGTAVVADMDNPKAEELVFSANFACPHCGYSVPELEPRLFSFNNPAGACPTCDGLGVQQFFDESRVVQNESISLAGGAVKGWDRRNFYYYQMLTSLAKHYKFDIETPYEDLPQKIKDIVMHGSGKEEIEFQYMNDRGDVVIRKHPFEGILNNMARRYKETESMSVREELAKNISNRPCADCGGSRLRPEARNVYIGNINLPQISEKSIGETLEFFQGLTLTGQKAQIAEKILKEIKERLEFLVNVGLNYLSLSRSAETLSGGEAQRIRLASQIGAGLVGVMYVLDEPSIGLHQRDNERLLNTLIHLRNLGNTVIVVEHDEDAIREADHIIDIGPGAGVHGGQVIAQGTAKEIMANPNSITGKFLSGEEKIEIPKKRTALDKSKLLKLKGATGNNLKGVNLEIPVGLFTCITGVSGSGKSTLINDTLFPLAQNALNRAEKTDFAPYKSIDGLEYFDKVIDINQSPIGRTPRSNPATYTGLFTPIRELFAGVPEARARGYNPGRFSFNVRGGRCEACQGDGVLKVEMHFLPDVYVPCDQCKGKRYNRETLEIRYKGKTIHQVLDMTVEEAREFFDAIPMIARKLQTLMDVGLSYIRLGQSSTTLSGGEAQRVKLATELSKRDTGKTLYILDEPTTGLHFADIKQLLEVLHRLRDQGNTIVVIEHNLDVIKTADWIVDLGPEGGSGGGQIIATGTPEEVAKVKGSHTARFLKDILAKG is encoded by the coding sequence ATGGATACTATCGACATTCGTGGGGCTAGAACTCACAACCTTAAAAACATCAATTTAACCATTCCGCGCGATAAATTAATTGTGATTACAGGCTTGTCCGGTTCGGGCAAATCTTCTTTAGCATTTGATACGCTTTATGCGGAAGGTCAGCGCCGTTATGTGGAATCGCTTTCTGCTTATGCGCGTCAGTTCCTTTCTTTGATGGAAAAACCGGATGTGGATTCGATTGAGGGCTTGTCGCCGGCGATTTCTATTGAGCAAAAATCCACTTCTCATAACCCACGTTCAACCGTTGGCACTATCACCGAAATTTATGATTATTTGCGTTTGCTGTTTGCTCGCGTAGGAGAACCACGTTGTCCTGATCATGATGTGCCATTAACGGCACAAACCATCAGCCAAATGGTGGATAAAGTTTTAAGTCTGCCAGAAGAAAGCAAAATGATGTTGCTTGCGCCCGTGGTGAAAAATCGTAAAGGTGAGCACGTTAAGCTGTTAGACAGCCTGGCGGCACAAGGTTATATTCGCGCAAGAATTGATGGTGAAATCTGTGATTTATCTGATCCGCCAGAACTTGCTTTACAGAAAAAACATACCATTGAAGTGGTGGTGGATCGCTTTAAAGTGCGGTCAGATTTAGCTACACGTTTGGCAGAATCTTTTGAAACGGCTTTGGAGCTTTCTGGTGGTACAGCGGTTGTGGCGGATATGGATAATCCTAAGGCTGAAGAATTGGTTTTCTCAGCAAACTTTGCTTGTCCGCATTGTGGTTATTCTGTACCGGAATTAGAGCCCCGCTTATTCTCATTTAATAACCCGGCAGGGGCGTGTCCGACTTGTGATGGCTTAGGTGTTCAGCAGTTCTTCGATGAAAGCCGTGTGGTACAAAATGAAAGTATTTCTCTTGCAGGCGGTGCGGTAAAAGGTTGGGATCGTCGCAATTTCTATTACTATCAAATGCTTACCTCGTTAGCGAAACATTATAAATTTGATATTGAAACGCCATACGAAGATTTGCCACAAAAAATTAAAGATATTGTGATGCACGGTTCAGGCAAGGAAGAAATTGAATTCCAGTATATGAACGATCGTGGCGATGTAGTGATCCGCAAGCATCCTTTTGAAGGGATTTTGAATAACATGGCACGCCGTTATAAAGAAACGGAATCCATGTCTGTGCGTGAAGAATTGGCGAAAAACATCAGTAACCGCCCTTGTGCAGATTGTGGTGGTTCACGTCTTCGTCCTGAAGCTCGCAACGTGTATATTGGCAACATTAACTTGCCACAAATTTCAGAGAAAAGCATTGGTGAAACCCTTGAGTTTTTCCAAGGGCTTACTTTAACCGGTCAAAAAGCACAAATTGCGGAAAAAATCCTGAAAGAGATCAAAGAGCGGTTAGAGTTTTTAGTGAATGTTGGGTTGAATTATCTTTCCCTCTCTCGCTCAGCCGAGACCCTTTCGGGCGGTGAAGCACAACGTATTCGTCTTGCGAGTCAGATTGGTGCGGGCTTAGTGGGTGTCATGTATGTGTTGGATGAGCCTTCTATCGGTTTACATCAACGTGATAATGAGCGTCTGTTAAATACGTTGATTCATTTACGTAATTTGGGCAACACCGTAATTGTGGTGGAACATGATGAAGATGCTATTCGAGAAGCCGATCATATTATTGATATTGGCCCTGGTGCGGGTGTGCATGGTGGTCAAGTGATTGCTCAGGGGACAGCCAAAGAAATTATGGCGAACCCAAATTCAATTACGGGTAAGTTCTTATCGGGTGAAGAAAAAATCGAAATTCCGAAAAAACGAACCGCACTTGATAAAAGCAAACTTCTAAAATTAAAAGGGGCGACAGGGAATAATCTGAAAGGTGTGAATTTAGAGATCCCAGTGGGCTTATTTACTTGTATTACGGGGGTATCAGGTTCAGGTAAATCAACGCTAATTAATGATACGTTATTCCCATTGGCTCAAAACGCCTTAAATCGTGCGGAAAAAACGGATTTTGCGCCTTATAAATCCATTGATGGCTTGGAATATTTTGACAAAGTGATCGATATTAACCAAAGTCCGATCGGTCGTACACCGCGTTCTAACCCAGCGACTTACACGGGGTTATTTACCCCAATTCGTGAATTATTTGCGGGCGTACCAGAAGCGCGTGCGCGTGGTTATAATCCAGGACGCTTTAGCTTTAATGTACGCGGTGGTCGTTGTGAAGCATGCCAAGGTGATGGAGTGCTGAAAGTTGAGATGCATTTCTTGCCGGATGTGTATGTACCTTGTGATCAATGTAAGGGTAAACGCTATAACCGTGAAACCTTGGAGATCCGATACAAAGGTAAAACTATTCACCAAGTGTTAGATATGACGGTGGAAGAAGCTCGCGAGTTTTTTGATGCCATCCCAATGATTGCGCGTAAATTGCAAACCCTAATGGATGTCGGCTTGTCTTATATTCGTTTAGGTCAGTCTTCTACCACACTTTCAGGTGGTGAGGCACAACGCGTTAAGTTAGCAACGGAGCTTTCAAAACGCGATACCGGTAAAACCCTTTATATTTTGGATGAACCGACAACTGGTCTGCATTTCGCCGATATTAAACAACTTCTCGAAGTGTTACATCGCTTGCGCGATCAAGGCAATACTATCGTGGTGATCGAACACAATTTAGATGTGATCAAAACCGCAGACTGGATTGTGGATCTTGGTCCAGAAGGCGGTAGCGGTGGTGGTCAAATCATCGCGACAGGCACACCGGAAGAGGTCGCCAAAGTCAAAGGTTCGCACACCGCGAGATTCCTGAAAGACATCTTAGCAAAAGGCTAG
- a CDS encoding single-stranded DNA-binding protein: MAGINKVIIVGNLGNDPEIRTMPNGEAVANISVATSESWTDKNTGERREVTEWHRIVLYRRLAEIAGQYLRKGSQVYVEGRLKTRKWQDNNGQDRYTTEIQGDNLQMLGGRNQEMGGYAPAQSAPQPSYQSRPAQSAPAPQAEPPMDAFDDNIPF, from the coding sequence ATGGCAGGTATTAATAAAGTAATTATCGTGGGTAATTTAGGTAATGATCCTGAAATCCGCACGATGCCAAATGGCGAAGCAGTAGCAAATATCAGCGTGGCAACAAGTGAAAGCTGGACAGATAAAAACACAGGCGAACGTCGTGAAGTCACCGAATGGCACCGTATCGTGTTATATCGTCGTTTAGCGGAAATTGCGGGGCAATACTTACGCAAAGGCTCACAAGTTTATGTTGAAGGTCGTTTAAAAACCCGTAAATGGCAAGATAACAACGGCCAAGATCGTTACACCACTGAAATCCAAGGCGATAACTTACAAATGTTAGGTGGTCGCAATCAAGAGATGGGCGGTTATGCACCTGCACAATCAGCACCACAACCAAGCTATCAATCTCGTCCAGCTCAATCTGCGCCAGCACCACAAGCTGAGCCACCAATGGATGCATTTGATGACAACATTCCATTCTAA
- a CDS encoding formate/nitrite transporter family protein: protein MQHRDLYPHEILQDVIDKSYAKSEGHLKTLAILSFLGGGYVSFGYMAYLKVVSGIPPEWSGLSTLLGAAVFPICLICILIGGGELATGNMMMMALGRLTKRVSLKKLFRNWIVVSLGNLLGALFMAYFLGHYVGLSEGTASAKTIAIAEAKVQMDFGRAFVSAIACNWMVCMGIWFYFGAKQTSGRIIAIWFPVMIFVLIGLQHFVANMFIIPAGIFAGANVTWSQFFFNMIPVFLGNVTGGAAFVGASYLYAYRHLLKEDYCI, encoded by the coding sequence ATGCAGCATCGCGATCTTTATCCCCACGAAATCTTACAAGATGTTATTGATAAAAGTTATGCTAAGTCGGAAGGACACCTAAAAACACTGGCTATTTTAAGTTTCTTAGGTGGCGGCTATGTGAGTTTTGGTTACATGGCCTATTTAAAAGTCGTGAGCGGTATTCCTCCAGAGTGGAGTGGGCTATCAACATTACTTGGTGCAGCCGTGTTTCCTATTTGTTTGATTTGTATTCTAATCGGTGGTGGTGAATTGGCCACGGGAAATATGATGATGATGGCATTAGGCCGTTTAACAAAACGAGTAAGCCTTAAAAAATTATTTCGTAACTGGATTGTCGTGAGTTTGGGCAACCTGCTCGGTGCACTGTTTATGGCATATTTCTTAGGGCATTATGTTGGTTTATCAGAAGGTACTGCCTCTGCTAAAACCATTGCTATTGCCGAGGCTAAAGTGCAAATGGATTTTGGTCGCGCCTTTGTTTCTGCCATTGCTTGTAACTGGATGGTCTGCATGGGGATTTGGTTCTATTTTGGCGCCAAACAAACCTCTGGTCGTATCATCGCCATATGGTTCCCAGTGATGATTTTTGTGCTTATCGGATTACAACACTTTGTCGCCAATATGTTTATTATTCCTGCCGGGATTTTTGCTGGTGCTAATGTGACTTGGAGCCAATTCTTCTTTAATATGATTCCTGTTTTTTTAGGCAATGTTACTGGTGGTGCAGCATTTGTCGGCGCATCTTATCTTTATGCTTATCGTCACTTATTAAAAGAAGATTATTGTATTTAG
- a CDS encoding rhodanese-like domain-containing protein has protein sequence MKKLLAVAISAVAISTSFVAYANTAPQTEQSAVQPEKAKGVWIDVRSAEEFNAGHLQGAVNIPHDKIVEGVKAIDSDKDAPINLYCRSGRRAEAALTELKNAGYTNVTNHGGYEDLVKKGLK, from the coding sequence ATGAAAAAATTACTCGCTGTAGCAATTTCAGCGGTTGCCATTAGCACCTCTTTTGTTGCTTATGCAAATACTGCCCCACAAACGGAACAAAGCGCAGTACAACCAGAAAAAGCAAAAGGCGTTTGGATTGATGTGCGTTCTGCTGAGGAGTTTAATGCTGGTCATTTACAAGGTGCGGTGAATATTCCACACGATAAAATAGTGGAAGGTGTTAAAGCAATTGATTCAGATAAAGATGCACCGATCAACCTTTACTGCCGTAGTGGTCGCCGTGCCGAAGCTGCACTCACTGAGCTGAAAAATGCAGGCTATACCAATGTAACCAATCATGGTGGTTATGAAGATTTGGTAAAAAAAGGTTTGAAATAG
- a CDS encoding YnbE family lipoprotein — translation MIKHLKFQPYFFIWAAMFTLTACTPTIQLDTPKEGITINMNVVVDHNIKVEMDEKSQKAVSEVDPAKK, via the coding sequence ATGATAAAACACCTTAAATTTCAACCGTACTTTTTTATTTGGGCGGCGATGTTTACACTCACAGCTTGCACTCCAACCATTCAATTGGATACGCCAAAGGAAGGCATCACTATTAATATGAATGTGGTGGTTGACCACAATATTAAAGTGGAAATGGATGAAAAATCGCAAAAAGCCGTGAGCGAAGTTGATCCTGCGAAGAAATAA